The region CAGGCAGATATTCAACATAGGCAACTTCATCCAGGAGACGATTCAGAAGGCACCCGACCCGGACTACCTGCTGGAGCAGCTGGAGCAGAAGGTATTCTCCCTGTCGGAAGAGCGGGTCACGAACACCCTCGTTCCCCTAAAGGACGTCCTCTACGAGTTCGTGAAGAAGACCCAGGAGCTCATGACCCGCAGAGAGATGGTCACGGGCCTTCCCAGCGGGTTCGTAGAGCTGGACAAGATGACGTCGGGCTTTCAGCCCTCAGACCTCATAATCCTTGCCGCAAGGCCGTCGGTAGGTAAAACCGCCTTTGCCCTCTCCATAGCCTACAACGTTGCCGTCAACGAGGGTAAGAGCGTTGCAATTTTCTCCCTCGAGATGTCTAAAGAGCAGCTTGTCGCAAGGCTCGTGGCCCAAGACGCAAAGATAAGCCTCGCGAAGATAAGGAGCGGCTTCCTCAACGAGAGGGAGATGGAGAAGATTCACGACTCCGTCAGCCGGATAGAGGAGGCCCCGATTTACATAGACGACACCTCAAACATATCGGTCCTGGACCTCAGAGCGAAAGCTCAAAGGCTCAAGGCGGAAAAGGGCCTCGACCTCATAATCGTAGACTACCTGCAGCTGATGAGGGGCATAAGGAAGACCGAGAGCCGCCAGCAGGAGGTATCGGAGATATCCCGCTCCCTCAAGATACTGGCGAAAGAGCTGGGGGTTCCCGTTATAGCGCTCTCCCAGCTCTCGAGGCAGGTTGAGCACAGGGCAGACAAAAGGCCTCAGCTCTCGGACCTGAGGGAGAGCGGTAGCATAGAGCAGGACGCCGACGTTGTGATGTTCATCCACAGGCCCGACCTGGTTAAGAAGAAGCCCGACCCGGAAGAGGAGGGAATAGCGGAGATAATCATCGCCAAGCAGCGTAACGGCCCGACCGGAACGGTCAGGTTGGCCTTTATTAAGGAGTTTACAAGGTTTGAGAACCTTGAAGAGGCCCAGGTGAGCCCCCAGGAGGAACCGGGCCAGCAGCAGGGTCTCGAGGTTCAAGAAGAGAGCAGCGTAGAGGAGCCCTTCGGTCCGGGAGACGGCGATAGCTTCGACGACTTCGGCTTCAACTTCGACTTCTAAGAGAGGGCCTCGGGGCAGAGGTGCCTAAACTCGCACCAGCGGCAGTTCAGCTCCGAAGGCGACGGGGTGAGCTCTCTGAAGCTCTTACCCAAAAACTCCTCTTCCACGCTCTCGATTATGGGAACGAGCTTCACCTTGAAGGCCTCTATCTCCCGCCTCGAAAAGACCACCCTCTTAACGGTTCCGTACCTTACGTTGTGAAGCTCTAAAGCGAACCGCTGAAACTGGGGGAACTTAACAGCCGCAAGCAGGGCGTACCACCTGAGCTGGGTCTTAACCCGGTTGTCAAAGTCGTGGCTTCTGCTGGTTTTGTGGTCCACAATGTAGAGGGTCTCCCCCTTAGAGAAGAGGAAGTCGAGCTTCCCCCTCAGGAAAACGCCCCCTGAGTCGTAGGGAACGCAGCGGAGCTCCCTGTCTACCGCAAGCTCAAGCTCCCAGAACTTGAGCTCTCCCCTGTCTACCCGCCTGAGCTGGCCGTTCACAAACTTGAGTATGTTCGGGAAGAACTGACCTATACGGTTTAGGTCTGCAAGGGGCTCCTGCTCCTTGTAGAGTCGGGCGTAGTGGAGGAGAAGCTCCTTGGAAAGGGGTTTACGCCTCAGGAAAACGGCGTTTAAGGCGTTTTCAAGAACGAAGTGGACGCCGCTTCCGAGAACTAAAAAGTCTGCCCTTTCAAGGGGTTCAAGCTTCTGGACGTAACGGAAGAAGAACTCATACTGACACCGCTTGGCCTTCTGAACCTTCGAAAACGACCAGGGCCTTAAGTGCTCAATACCTACAGTCAAATCCTGCTCTATCTGGTAAGCCATAACTCCCTTTAAAAGGAGGGGACTAACCCCTCCCGATAAGCTCTCTCAGTTTTCCGACAACTCCATCAACGGGAAGCTCGAGCCGCTCCCCGCTCCTTCTAATTTTAAGCTCCACAACCCCCTCAGAGGCCTTCTTCCCTACGATAACCTGGTAGGGAATGCCGATAAGGTCGGCATCCTTAAACTTAAAGCCGGGCCGCGCGTTCCTGTCGTCAAGGAGAACGTCAAAGCCGGCCTCCATAAGCTCAGAGTAAACCCTCTCGGCGGCCTCCACTATCTCTTCCTTCTTTACGTTTACGGGTATCACTATAACCTCAAACGGCGCAATCTCCACAGGCCAGATTATCCCGTTCTCGTCGTGACCCTGCTCAACGGCTGCGGCCATAACCCTCGTTACCCCTATGCCGTAACACCCCATAACCATCGGCTTTTCGTTGCCCTGTTCGTCCACAAAGGTGGCCCCCATGGCCTCGCTGTACTTGGTTCCCAGCTTAAATATGTGGCCCACCTCTATGCCGCGCTTTTCAACGAGCGGAGCGCCGCACTTGGGGCAGGGCTCCCCTCCCCTTACCTCGGTAACGTCAACGAACTCTGCAACGCTGAAGTCCCTACCCCAGTTAACGTTCTTCAGGTGGTAGTCGGCCCTTCCGGCACCGGCAACGAAGTTAACCATCGGTATAACCGAGTAGTCGGCGTAAACGGGCAGGGGCAAACCGACCGGCGAAAGGTAGCCCTTGGGCTGACCGGTAAACTCCTCTATCTCCTTGTCGGTTGCAAGGCGAACCTCTTTGGCGTTAAAGGCCTTTTTAAGCTTCGCCTCCTCAACCTCCCTGTCGCCCCTCAGGGCAAGGACAACGGGCCTTCCGTCTATAACGTAAACCAAGAGCTTGAGTATCCGCTTCTGGGGAACGGAGAGGAACCGGGAGACCTCCTCTATCCGCCTGATTCCCGGGGTGTGAACCTCCTCCACGGCCTCAAACTCGCCTTCCCTGTTCGGGGGAACTTCCGGCCTTACCTGCTGAGCCTTTTCGGTGCTTGCGGCATACCCGCACTCGGGGCAGTAAACGAGCTTACTCTCGCCGGTATCTGCAATCACCATGAACTCGTGGGAGAAACTGCCCCCTATCTCGCCCGTGTCGGCCTCAACCGCCTTAAACTCAAGGCCGAGGCGCTTAAAGATTCGGGAGTAGGTTTCGAACATATTCCAGTACTCCCTCTCGGCGTCCTCGTCGGAGGCGTGGAAGGAGTAGGCATCCTTCATTATGAACTCCCGGGAGCGCATAAGGCCGAAGCGGGGCCTTATCTCGTCGCGGAACTTGCGGCCAATCTGGTAGAGGTTAAGGGGCAGCTCCTTGTAAGACTTCACTTCCTTTCGAACCAGGTCTGTAATCATCTCCTCTGCGGTGGGGCCCAGGGCGTAGTCCCTTTCGTGGCGGTCTTTGAACTTAATCATCTCCTTACCGTAAACGTCCCACCTGCCGCTCTCCTGCCACAGCTCGGCCGGGTGCATAATGGGCAGTATAACCTCCTGCGCACCGGCCCTCTCCATCTCCTGGCGTATAACCTGCTCTATCTTCCTGATAACTCTTGCACCGAGGGGTAAAATGTCGTAGAGGCCGGAGGCCACTTTCCTTATGAAACCGGCCCTTACAAGGAGCTTGTGGCTCGGTATCTCTGCATCGGCCGGAGACTCCTTTTTGGTAGGTATAAACGCCCTTGAAAACCTCATCGTTCCTCCAAAATTTGGTATTCCACAGTTAAGGTGGAAGCGGTGAAAATTCTACACGTAGACACGGAAAAAGGGTTAAGAGGCGGAGAGCAGCAGCTCCTCTACCTGGTAGAGGGACTGAAGAGAAGGGGCGTTAGGCAGGCCGTTGCCTGCCGGGTGGGAGACAGGCTCTTTAACCGCTGCAGGGAGCTGGGGGTGGAGGTTATCCCCTTGAAGGGGAACCAGACCTCCGACCTCTTCAGGCTCGGAGCGGTGGCAAAGGGATTTTCGCTGGTCCACGCCCACGCAGCCAAGGCCCACACCCTGGCCGCCCTCTCTAAGAAGTTCCACGGGAAGCCGGTAGTTTACACAAGGAGGGTAGACTACCCGCCGAAGCTCAACAGGCTCACCCTACTGAAGTACAAGCTCACCGACTCGGTAGTTGCAATCTCGAAGGCGGTTAAGGGGGTACTTGAAAGCAGCCTCCCCTTTTTAAAGGGGAAGGTGAAGGTAATCTACTCGGCGGTAGATACCTCCCTCGCCGGTGCAGTAGACCCAGATAGGGTTGAGCAGATAAGGAGGGAGCTCGGCGGAGAGCCGATAATCGGCTCCTTTGCCGCACTCACACACCAGAAGGATATCCCCAACCTCATAGAGGCGGCAGGGAGGGTTGTGAAGGAGTACCCCTTTGCCCGCTTCGTGGTTTTCGGCGAGGGGAAGCTGAGGAAGAGGCTCCAAGCCCTGATAGAGGAGAGGGAGCTAACCGGTAACTTTACCCTTTACGGGTTTGTAGAGGACGTTCCGAACTACATGAAGGCCCTCGACCTCTTCGTGCTGCCCTCGAGGAACGAGGGGCTCGGCAGCGTAATACTTACGGCTATGCTCTTAAAGGTGCCGGTTGTGGCAACGGCCGTAGGCGGAACGGTTGAGGTTATAGAAAACGGTAAAGACGGTGTTTTGGTTCCCCCTGAATCACCAAAAGAGCTGGCGGAGGCGGTTTTGAAGCTCCTCTCCTCTCCGAGCCTCCAGAGGGAGCTCACCCAAAACGCCTACTCTAAAGTGGTAGGGCGCTTCTGTAAGGAGGTAATGGTAGACTCTTACCTGGAGCTTTACGGGGAGGTCTTAGGTGGATAGGGCCTACGAGAGCTTTCTCTCTGAGCTTAAAAAGAGGGTAAAACCCTCCCTCTTTAAGAGTGCCTTTAAGGATATGAAGCTCGCCGAGCGGTCTGACGAGAGAATCCTCCTTCAGGTGAAGGACTCGGTGCTGAAGGAGGTAATTGAGAAGAACCTTCGGCCGGTGGTAGAGGAAGCAGCCAAAAAGGTTTTCGGCCCGGTAAAGGTCGAGTTTACCGTTCCTTCAGAACCGGTAAAAACGCCACAGCCACAGCAGCTCGAACTCGGCCTATTTAAGAAGAGCCAGAAGAAGGAGGAGGAGCTTCAGTCCAACCTCAACCCCAAGTACACCTTCGAGAACTTCATAGTGGGAACGAGTAACCAGTTTGCCCACGCGGCGGCCCTTGCAGTTGCCGAAAACCCGGGTAAGGCCTACAACCCCCTGTTCATCTACGGAGGCGTAGGGCTCGGCAAAACCCACCTGATGCAGGCAATAGGCAACTACATCAAGAAGAAAAGTCCCTGGAAAAAGGTCATATACGTAACCACCGAAACCTTTATGAACCAGCTTATAGAGGCCCTGAAGTCCGACAACATCTCGTCGTTCAGAGAAAAATACAGGAACATAGACGTTCTGCTCATAGACGACATTCAGTTCATAGGGGGCAAAGAGCGTACCCAGATAGAGTTCTTCCACACTTTCAACGCCCTTTACGACGCCGGCAAACAGGTTGTTCTCACCAGCGACCGGCCGCCGAAAGATATCCCCACCCTAACCGAGAGACTCAGGAGCCGCTTTGAGTGGGGACTCATAGCAGACATACAGCCGCCGGACTTTGAAACCAGAGTTGCAATACTCAAGAGGAAGGCAGAGCTTGAGGGAATAGAGGTCAGCGACAAGGTCATAAAGCTCATAGCCACGATAATAAAGTCCAACATCAGGCAACTTGAAGGGGCCCTTATAAAACTGAAGGCAAAGGCAACGCTGGAAGGGAAACCGATAACCGAACGGCTTGTAAGGGAGCTCTTCTCCCAAGAGAGTCCCGAGGAAAGGGCAGAAAAGAGGCGCAGGGAGATTTCGCTGAAGCTCATAAAGACAACCGTGAGCAGCGAGTTCGGAGTAGACGAAGAGCTCCTCTTGAGCTCGTCCAGGAAGAAACAGGTTGCCCTGGCAAGGCAGGTGGCGATGTACCTGGCAAAGAGGATAGGGAACTACCCCTACACCCAGATAGCTGCGGCCTTCAACAGGGACGACCACACAACGGTTCTCCACGCCGTTAGGAAGGTGGAAGAGCTCCGGAAGAGGGATGAAAAGATTAATCAGCTTTTAGAAAAGCTTGAACTCAAAGTTAGAGAAGAGGTTGAACGCTCTTCCCAAGTTATCCACAGTGATGTGGATAACTATGTGGATAAGTCTGTGGATAACTGAAATCTGTGGATAACTTATTAACCGTAAATTTCAGTTATCCACATAAAAAAGTTATCCACACAGTTATCCACAGAAAAATCGCCGAGTTATCCACATAATGTGGATAACTCTGAGGGTCGAAGCCTTTGGGGCGTAAGGAAGTTTCCGAAAAGTGCACAATTTTTGTGCACCTATAATTATTATTACTTAGAGATATATATCTATATATCCCGTAATAGAAGTAAATATATATAGGGAGGTGAGCTTAATGAAAATTAAAGTCAACAAGGCCCTGATTCGGGACGCGGTGAAAGTTGCAGCCTCGGCCGCAGATAAGAGGGGTAACGTTCCGATACTCTCGAACGTTCTGCTGGAGGCCGAGGATAACCTGTTAAGGCTTGTGGCAACGAATTTAGAGATAGGGATATCCACAGTTGTGGATTGTTCGGTGGAGGAGTGTGGAAAAACCACCGTTAACGCGGGCAAGGCGGCGAAGCTCTTCTCCTCTATAACGGGGGAAGAGGTGAGCCTGTCTGCAGGCGACTCTAAGCTCGTTGTAGAAACGGCAAACTCCCGGTTTTCACTTGCCACCTTACCCCCCGAGGAGTTCCCCGAGGTTGAGCTTCCCCAAACCTTTCCCGTTACTCTGCCCTCTCAGGAGATAGACAGGGCCATACGGAAGGTGGCTTACGCCGCAAGCAAGGACGAGGCCCGTTACATCCTCACCGGCGTCCTGTTCCGCTCTGTAAACGGTGCTCTCCACGCAGTTGCCACCGACGGCCACAGATTGGCCCTCTACGAGATTTCTGCAGCCGCCCAAGGGGTGAACTCGATAATTCCGAAAAAATCGCTCAGCGAGCTTAAAAAGCTGCTCAGAGAGAGCGAAGAGGTGGGGATTGTGGAAACGGGCAACAAGCTCTACTTCAACACCGGCGACACGGTGATGTGGACCTCCCTGATAGAAGGGGAGTACCCGGACTACACCGCCGTTATCCCCGAAGGGAACTCCAAAGTTCTTACCGCCGACAGGGAAGAGCTTCTCTCCGCCCTGAAGGAGGTTGCGGTAATCTTCGACAAAGAAGAGGTAAGGGGAGCGGTTTTCACCCTCTCCGACGGAAAACTTACTATAACCGCCAGGAAGATTGAGGGCGATGCCGCCGAAGAGGCCGAGGTTACAATTCCCGTAGACTACTCCGGCGGGGAGTTCCAGATAGGTTTCAACATCGTTCACCTTATTGAATCTGTGGGCTCCTTCGACGGAGAGACCCTAAAGATAGCCATGGAGGAGCCGGTTACTCCCGTCCTTATCACCTCTCCGGAGGAGCCTCAGCTCACCAACGTTATCATGCCGATGAAGGTGTGATGGGCAGAGTGAAAACGCTCCCCAACCTGCTTACCGTTTTAAGAGTAGCCCTTTTGCCCTTTATCGTTGTGTCGATTATCCAGGGCCACAACCTGCTGGCCCTGGTTCTATTTACCCTTTCGGCTTTAACAGACTTCCTCGACGGTTTCCTGGCGAGGCGCTCAAAATCTGTTACCTACCTGGGTATGCTGCTCGACCCGGTTGCAGACAAACTGCTCACCTCCTCTACGCTGATTTCGCTGGCTTACGTGAAGCTCTGCGACCCCTACTCGGTTATAGCCATAGTAGGCCGCGAGGAGGCCGTTACCGGCATGAGGGCCATGGCCGCATCCCGTGGACTGGTTATACCGGCCTCTGCCGGTGGCAAGGTGAAAACCGTCCTTATAATGGCTTCCATACTCCTGCTCCTTGCAGGGTTCAGGGAAATCGGAGAGCTTCTGCTTATCGTCTCTGCGGCTGTGGCCATACTGACCGGAGTTCTCTACTTCGTAAACTTCTTCAAAGCTTTGGGGGATAGATGATTTTCGCCGTTATACTGCTTGCGTTTCTGCTCGGTTCCGTGCCCTTCGGTTACGTGATAGGAAAGCTTAAAGGGGTAGACGTAAGGAAACACGGCAGCGGCAACATAGGGGCCACAAACGTTTCAAGAGTTCTCGGGAAAAAGTGGGGTGCCGTTGTTCTACTACTCGATGCCCTAAAAGGTGCCCTGCCGGTGTTGCTCCTTAAGCTCTCGGGAGCTCCCCTTCACTACCAGGTCCTTGCAGGTCTGGCCGCTGTCCTCGGCCACTGCTTCTCCCCTTTCCTCGGCTTCAGGGGAGGAAAGGGCGTTGCAACGGGGTTGGGAGCCTTCCTCGTAATATCGCCTAAAGTCACCTTCTTTGCCTTTCTTATATTCATCGTGGTCTTCCTGCTGACAAGGTACGTCTCACTCTCCTCAATTACCGCTGCCCTTTCGTATCCGCTGCTTTTTAAGTTCTTTGAAAAACCCGACGAGGCCTCCTTCATAGCCGTTGCCGTTACGGCATTTGTGATTGTGGCAAAGCACTACCAGAACATACTGAGACTGCTCAGGGGAGAGGAAAAGAAATTCCGATAAGGGGGTGTTATGGACCTTAAAGCCTACCTAAAGGAACGAAAGGCCCTTATAGACTCGGTTCTCCTAACCTACCTGCCGCCGGAGCCCGAGTTTGGTAAGAAGCTCTACGAGGCGGTTAAGTACTCCCTCACCGTGGGAGGTAAGAGACTCAGGCCGATACTCTGCCTTGCCGGCTGCGAAATCGTAGGCGGTAACAGAAACGACGCCTTAACCCCGGCCTGTGCTATAGAGATGATTCACACCTACTCCCTTATCCACGACGACCTTCCCGCCATGGACAACGACACCCTCCGCCGCGGCCACCCAACAACCTGGGTGAAGTTCGGCGAGGCTACCGCCATTTTGGCCGGAGATGCCCTTCTCAACAGGGCCTTTGAGGTTCTTGCAGACTGGGAGTTCGACTGTAACAGGAAAGTTAAAGTTATCTCCGAAATTGCGAGAGCTTCCGGCATGCTGGGAATGGTTCTCGGTCAACAGTGCGACCTCGATGCCGAGGGCAGGGGCGACGTTCCCCTTGAAGAGCTCCTATTTATCCACAAACACAAAACCGGCAGGCTCATCACCGCCTCTGTAGTTTCGGGGGGCATAACCGGCGGAGGTTCACCCGAAGAAATTGACGCGCTTAGGCGTTACGGCGACAGCCTCGGCCTTGCTTTCCAGATAATCGACGACGTTTTAGACGTTGTAGGAGACCAGGAGAAGCTCGGCAAAAACGTAGGCTCCGACCTTGAGAAAGGAAAAACCACCTTCGTGACAATCTTCGGCGTTGAAAAGGCCAGGAAGATGGCCTACGAAGAAGTAGAAAGGGCCGTTGAGGCACTGTCCATCTTCCCTGCCGAAAAACGGGAACCCCTTGAAGCCATTGCCCGTTTCGTTGTTGAAAGGGAGTATTAGGGACTAAATTGTGAATCATGGGAACTCACAGACGTTCGCCTATAATCAGAATACTGCAACAACTACCCGAGTTTGGAGGCGCTTTTTGATACTCGACAAGGTCAACTCCCCGGACGACCTGAAAAAACTGACAACTCAGGAACTCAAGCAACTGGCATCTGAACTGAGAGACTACATAATCTCCGTTGTTGAGAAAACCGGAGGGCACCTGGCCTCCTCCTTGGGGGTAGTGGAGCTCACAATAGCCCTCCTTAAGGTCTTTTCCCCTCCCAAAGACGAGATAGTCTGGGACGTTGGCCACCAGTCCTACCCTTACAAGATACTCACCGACCGTAAAGAGAAGTTCAAAACCCTAAGGCAGTTCGGCGGAATCTCCGGCTTTCCGTCAATTAAGGAGAGCCCGTACGACGCTTTCGGCACTGGCCACAGCTCAACCTCCATCTCTGCCGCCCTCGGGATAAAGGTCGGCAAAAGGTTAAAAGGAGAGGAAGGGCACGTAATAGCGGTTATCGGCGACGGTGCACTAACCGCCGGTGAAGCCTACGAAGGGCTCAATAACGCCGGTCAGCTCAAGGAAGACCTGATAGTTATCCTCAACGACAACGAGATGTCCATATCCAAAAACATCGGTGCGATATCCAACTACCTTACGAAACTGACAACCGGAGAGAGCCTCAGGAGGGCCAAGGAGCGGCTGGAGGAGGTAACGAAGAAGATATTCGGCGACACCTTCTACAAGGGCCTCAAGAGAGTTGAAGACCTTATAGTCAAGGGGCTCTTTCCTCCGGGGATGCTCTTTGAAGAGCTTGGCTTCCGCTACGTGGGCCCAATAGACGGCCACGACATAGAGACCCTTGTTACAACCTTAAGAAACGTTTCCAAGATGAGAGGCCCCACCCTCGTTCACGTTCTCACGAAGAAGGGAAAAGGGCACAAACCGGCAGAGGAGAGGCCCGATAAGTTCCACGGGGTTTCACCTAAGAAACTACTTTCAGAGCCCCAACCTCCCACCTACACCGAAGTCTTCTCCAAGACCCTTGTAGAGATGGCCGAAAAAGACTCCTCGATAGTTGCCATTACCGCTGCAATGCCTTCGGGCACCGGGCTCGACAGGTTTGCTGCCAGATTTCCGGAGCGTTACTTCGACGTAGGTATTGCAGAGCAGCACGCCGTTACCTTCGCCGCCGGCCTTGCCAAGAAGGGGTTGAGGCCGGTTGTTGCCATCTACTCAACCTTTCTACAGAGAGCCTACGACCAAATAATCCACGACGTTGCCCTTCAAGAGCTTCCCGTAACTTTCGCCATAGACAGGGCCGGCCTCGTCGGCGAAGACGGAGCCACCCACCACGGAGCCTTCGACCTCTCCTACCTAAGGGTTGTTCCCAACCTTGTGGTTGCAGCTCCGAAAGACGAAGAGGAGCTCCGTCACCTCCTCTACACTGCCGTTTACTCCGGCCGTCCCTTTGCAGTAAGGTACCCGCGGGGTAGAGGTTACGGCGTTACCTTGAGAGAGCCGCTGAAAAAAATCCCAATAGGCTCTTGGGAAGTTCTGAGAGAGGGGGGAGACCTGCTCATCCTTGCCACCGGTTGGACCGTTTACCAGGCCTTAGAAGCTGCAAGGGAGCTCTCTGCCGAAGGGATAGAGGCTACCGTTGTAAACGCAAGGTTCATAAAACCCTTAGACGAAAAACTCTTGAAGGAACTTGCCCTTAAACATAGCACCGTGATAACCGTAGAAGAGAACGCCGTTAAAGGGGGATTCGGCTCTGCCGTTAACGAATTCCTCGCCCTTTGGTACAACGGCAGGGTTTTCAACCTTGGCCTGCCCGATAAGTTCATAGAGCACGGCAGCCAGGCTCTGCTTCGGAAGCTCGTAAAAATAGACAAAGATGGAATAAAAGAGTCCGTCCGGGAAATTCTCGGAATTATTAAGAGATAAACTTGACTAAAGATTAAAATTTTGTTATAATTAGCCCTAACTTAAATTGATGATTCAATATTAACAAGGGGGTGTGAAACAATGAAGAAAGTAGTGGCATTAGGGGGAATTGTTTTATTGGCATCTTGTGGCGGAGGCAGCGGTACCTCTTCGGTATCTGAAGAGACGTACAAACTTGCTACTGTTTCCCAGGCACAAGAGGTCGAAACTTCTCCCGTTGTTGCTACAGATGCTGTTACAAGTATTACGGGAATTTCTTCGAGCAGCTCCAGTACAAAAGGAGGAGGGGTATCTTCTAAAGGTATAGCTCCTACTATTCTTGAAAAAATCGGAAGAGTTGATACCACTCGAGACCTAATATCTATTCCCTGTGATAACGGGAATTCGCTTGAAGCTTACGTTGTTTACGACACTGTTGACGGGGTTTCTCAACCCCAAAGCTGTAGTGATATCAAAGACATCACCATTAATATTTACAACATTAAAGGCGAAGACTGCCAGCTTGGGGATTATGTAATAGACGGAAATCAA is a window of Thermovibrio ammonificans HB-1 DNA encoding:
- the dxs gene encoding 1-deoxy-D-xylulose-5-phosphate synthase, whose product is MILDKVNSPDDLKKLTTQELKQLASELRDYIISVVEKTGGHLASSLGVVELTIALLKVFSPPKDEIVWDVGHQSYPYKILTDRKEKFKTLRQFGGISGFPSIKESPYDAFGTGHSSTSISAALGIKVGKRLKGEEGHVIAVIGDGALTAGEAYEGLNNAGQLKEDLIVILNDNEMSISKNIGAISNYLTKLTTGESLRRAKERLEEVTKKIFGDTFYKGLKRVEDLIVKGLFPPGMLFEELGFRYVGPIDGHDIETLVTTLRNVSKMRGPTLVHVLTKKGKGHKPAEERPDKFHGVSPKKLLSEPQPPTYTEVFSKTLVEMAEKDSSIVAITAAMPSGTGLDRFAARFPERYFDVGIAEQHAVTFAAGLAKKGLRPVVAIYSTFLQRAYDQIIHDVALQELPVTFAIDRAGLVGEDGATHHGAFDLSYLRVVPNLVVAAPKDEEELRHLLYTAVYSGRPFAVRYPRGRGYGVTLREPLKKIPIGSWEVLREGGDLLILATGWTVYQALEAARELSAEGIEATVVNARFIKPLDEKLLKELALKHSTVITVEENAVKGGFGSAVNEFLALWYNGRVFNLGLPDKFIEHGSQALLRKLVKIDKDGIKESVREILGIIKR